CACGCACACGGACCGTGTGCGTCGTCGACCCAACGGCGGCGAGGATGGACTGCAGGGGAATCGGCCGACGCGTCGCCTACTGGCGCGGCAGGCGCGGCTACACGCAGGCCGAGTTCGGCCAGCTCATGGGCAAGGGCATCCGGTGGGTCCAGTCCTTAGAAGGTGGCCAGCGGCAGGC
This genomic interval from Streptacidiphilus rugosus AM-16 contains the following:
- a CDS encoding helix-turn-helix domain-containing protein, with the protein product MDCRGIGRRVAYWRGRRGYTQAEFGQLMGKGIRWVQSLEGGQRQADPRFSVLEQAARVLGIPLEELPTDTTVSADAAPT